The region CAAAATGGTATCCAAAAAGTTTCGCGCGAGATTCTTTAGCACCGAGTTATCCGATTTTTAGAAAAGTCGAACCAACCATCGCATCGgtcaaaaaaatgaccgatcaACCGCGTTTtcgatcgttaaaaattcGATAACTCGGTATCGAAGAATCGcgcgtgaaactttttcgaaacaattttGAAGAGGAGATTTCGGGCTACAAAATGGCCGTCTGAAAagttttcctccaatttttttcaagcccTTCGGAGAGCTTCGgaaaaacttgtttttttcctgGCGTTGAATTCCTCGGGAGGAATTTTCAAGGACCACTTCAAAGTCAAAGTTTCAACCTTCAAAACGCACCCCATGCGGATAATTCCTCCATCGAGCGACACCGTTTTCGAAACGGTAACTTTTCGTCGccactctttctctctctcgctggGGATTCTCAGttgttggaaagaaaaaaaaaaaaacaaaaaacaaaaacaaacaaatttcatcaaaaaaaaaaaataaaaaatctcaccGCATCGCGATCGCGTCACCAGTCTACTGGCCTCGACGAGAAAGCGTTCCACGTACGTCTGGCAGCGGTCCCAGTGGTGTACGGGTAGGCTACCGACGTTGCAGATAAGGCAGAATGCGGCTAGAGGCGCGTGGAGAAAAAGTGTGAACAGACTACCGCCGTGGCGTAGGTCCCTGAGGGTCGGCGGCGTGTCCTGCGGCGACATAAGCACCATCAGCGGTTGTCCGAAGTAACGCGGTATTTGCTGGAACACGAAACTGTTGTCCGAGTCGACGACAACGAACAGCGGCTTCCTGGTGAACGGGTACAAGTCGCCCGGGTAGAGGCAGTGGGGCTCCTTGCCCCCGGTGGGCCTCTTTCCGTGTTCCGGGTCGCGTTTGCTGCTCGTCGATACACCGCCCAGGTCGTAACCCACTGCGAACCGACAACGGAACAAAGTTCATCGGGCCTAGAGTAACCGCGGATAAAatcaacgacgacaacgacaacaacaaagaaaacaacaaaaaacaaaaaaacaacagacgTCGATCGACGGCCTCGTGCAACGTCGGAATCGCGACGACAATATCATACGAGGGCGTcgatcgtcgacgtcgacgtcgacgtcgggAGTGGGGTGTGGggaatgacgacgacgacgacgcgatccCCGTTTTGGCAACTTACTCTCTTCGGGTTGTTTCACGGTGGAGAAGCAACCGTCGGCCGACAGGTAGAGGAGCAGCGCCCCGTTCGCGGGTAGCTCCTTGAAACCGCTGGCCAGGAACACCTGTACCTGACTGTAGGTGGGCTTGTAGAGCAGGTACTTGTGGGGGTTGTCGCGTCTGGGCGCCCCGTTTTCGGCGGGGTAGGGACCCGGCCGGAAGGGCAGCCTCCCGGCGGGCGAGGCGTCGTGGAGGTGGGCCGGGTCCTCCCTCGGCTCCCTCTCCAGGGTCTGGAGCATCCTGAACATGTCCATCGACAGTTCGCTGAACTTCACCTGATCGGAACAGTTGCCGACGATGAGGATCTCCTGGAGCGATAGGCACATGGGCGGTGAACGTTCTACCGGCGGCGAGGTCAGGGCCCCCAGCCTGTGGGTCAGAACCACGGGGTTCGCGTCGGCGTGCAGCACGCCGACGGCCGCCTCGGCCTTCACGAAGGCCTTTATCTCGTCGAGGACCAGGTTCCACTCGACCTGGTCCTCCGGCTCGTAGGTGCTCGTGTAGTCGGCTATCTGGGCGTCCAGCTCGCCGACCAGTTCGCGAACCAGTTTCATCTTGTTCAACAGCAGGCAGACGACTATGAAACGCGCGTAGTAGCGCAGCTTCTTCACCATGAGGTCGGAACGGTCCTCCTTGGCCGCGCGGCTGTAGTACGCCCGTCCCCTGATCGCCGCGTAGAACGAGTACGCCTCGTGGAGGTAGCTGGTCTCGCTGGTGCGCAggtagtagtggtagtagaGCTGACCGATCTTGCTGGCGATCTCGCCGATCTGCCAGCGTTTCAGTCCGTACTTGGTGTCCAGGATTATCCTGGAAGAGCGAACCGAGGGGGGGTTTGGCCCGTTAGCGCGTGGCGCTCCGAAGGCACCGGGTATCCCGCTACTAACCTGTGCTGCTGCTGGAACTTCCACAGTTTGGTGTAGATGTCGAAGGTGCGCCCGAAGTAGGCCTGCCACTGCTTGTGGCCGTATTGGGGTAGGTCCCGCAGACCGTTGAACAGCTGTTTGCTCTTCTCGAGTAGGTGGCAGAACTCCAGGACTACCTTGCGCTCGTGATCCTCCATGCCGGCCATCATCACCATCTTTTCGGCTCGACGTTGAGCGACGAAACAATACGGCGGACGGGTTACGTGGGGCCCGTGACGCGGTGGCCCGCGGGATGGCGCCTGACTCTCCCCGCCGCCCCGTAATCAATAACGGGGCTCCGTGCggacggcgtcgcgacgccgcgcgACCGAACAACGCGCCCTTTCAGAGGACCCGACGGACGCCCGTCCGCCGGCAACGGGGCGCGATCGATGACCCGCTGCTAGGGTAACTCCGACGGGGGCGGCCGCCCCCGCGAACGACCCCCGCCAGATGGCCCCACCGGTAAGCCGCCGGGCGCCGTCCCCCAGGGGCGCCAAAACCGAGGGCCCGAAAAAatgtttgcaaaaaaaaaagagaaacaaaaataatcaacgcgTTTGATAAAATCGTAACCGGTCGATGTCGGTACACGGAAGATGAGTCAATGACACCCCAACTTATTTTGATTGTAAAAGAATTGAGAATATTATTTTGATTCAAATTTCACCccgatttttttatcagtGCAATCGATTCTACTCACGATTCTGAACAAACTAATTTTCAGGTTTTGCGCTTTCTCATTGACACGTTGTACATTATGTAGACACGAGGCGATATTTCTgtcatttgttcctgaaaaaatgtgattttTAGTTTTGGGTAATTTTCCAGTATTTGTGAACGACGTGTCTCTGTACCCCATTAGTTGAGTAAATGCTTCGAAACGAGTGCGAACGagaatttgttattattatttgattttgataTTTCAGTCGACAAATAAATGTGAATTTCAAAGTTCAGTTTCTTTGCTTTATTTCGAGCACCTACCTaccatcaaaaaaaaaaaaagatcattcGAAATGCCTCGAGGGGCGCCAAAATCCTTTTTCGCACACAGGCGCCAGTATAACCCTTACGGGGGCCCTGCTCCGGCCGGTGTTGGTGGTACCCCTgagatttattattattatatcagaGTACAAACTAGACAATGTCTATTTAATAGTGTAATAATTTActcgataatattaataataatatgaaaatgaaactttgACGTTGAATAACTTTTAAACCAATGGactgatggaaaaattataatagacCTTTTTTGCAGAGCGTTCAATTCtctataaaaatatgtatgatttttaatctattaattcattcgtttccaAGTTATAAAATCATAAACAACAAAAGTAATTTTCCCCATGTTATTTCCATAGGAAACTTAGATTGGGACGCACACTATCTTAGAGTTAATATTAAAAGCTCAAATTTTGCAGAGAATTTTTGTTCATCGATTTGGAAGCATTTGAGCCCCTGGGAgcgaagaaattcgaaaataaccTTATCAAGGACCACCCTACTAGACATACTGTCTAATAATTACTGAATCCAGTTACGtatccatttatttatacatataattgtcattatcgtcattaatAATTAGTTAAATAAACACAAGTGTTATATtctatatgtgtgtacgtttAATTGTAGTGGTATTAGCACCTGCACGCCAGGAGGGTTTTATTCCGGCGACGTGTTTCGCCCGGGAACGGAGCGCGGGATTTTTCGGTCGGTAGGGAGAAATTTGCGCGCCGTGGAACGCGGAGACGCGACCGCCGCGGcggcggccattttgtcgaGCGGACCATTCAGCCGcggcggccattttgtcgaGCGGATCCATCCGGCCGcggcggccattttgtcgaGCGGATCCATCCGGCCGcggcggccattttgtcgaGCGGATCCATCCGGCCGcggcggccattttgtcgaGCGGATCCATCCGTCCGcggcggccattttgtcgaGCGGATCCATCCGTCCGcggcggccattttgtcgaGCGGATCCATCCCGGCGTTCGTGGATACGGCGCGAAGAGGAGAAGTTTCGTTTAGAAGGTGGACGCGGGTCGCGGAGGAAGGCGGAATTTACGGGGCGACGGTCACGGAACGCGGGCGGAACCGTCGCCGTAAATATAAAGCCGGTTCAACGAATCTGTAAGAATTGTTTAACCGGAACGTTTCGAATCCCCGCGTCcaacccaccccaccccaccacCCCTGACGGAGACTCTCTACTCGATCCTGCGCGCGTCGAGAACGAAGGCAAGGGTAAATCGAATGATGCGAATGTAAAGAAGACTGTGCCACAACCGTAGGTTTACGTGTACGGTACATCTGTATAGTTTTCCATACATCTTGGTTGAGTTACGAGCCGGAATTATGActgttatctttttttttgtttttatctacTTACAGCGCTGGCCAAAAGTTTTGATATAAACTCCACGAAATTCGGCACCGCACTAAAAATTAGCTAGCGGGCTCAAAAAATTAGGTAATTGGATTTTTCGAGGGGCGTTTTGAAGGAGAAGGATTCACCTTCGTTTTGCTTATTTCTGGAACAATTTGCCACTTTTTAGGTCTACTTACAGTGCCGGCTAAAAGTTTGGATATAAACTCCACGAGATTCGGCGACGCACTAAAAATTAGGTAGCGGGCTCAAAAAATTAGGTAATCGGATTTTTCAAAGGGCGTTTTCGAGGGAAAAGATTCACCTTcattttgctcatttttcaaacactttaccatttttttttcaatccgctacgaattttcaaacacgcgaccgtttttcgtcaatttttcgctaTTGGAAAATCGGATCCGTACCGAACCGCGGGCAATattttcgttagtttttttttgttttctcctataaaaaaagtaaaagctgCTAGACGTCAAGagcttcgtttttattcttttgtaCAGTTtcctgcgatttttttttcaccgaagcaaaaaatttccgatattccaagagcgaaaaattgacgaaaaacggTCGCGCATTGGAAAATTCgtagagggttgaaaaaaaaatggtaaattgTTTAAGAAATGAGCAAAATGAAGGTGAATCCATCCCCTTCAAAacaccgtttaaaaaatcCGATTATCTTACTTTTCGAGTCCGTCATCTAGCTTCTAGTGGGTCAGTGtatcaatttatttctcttcgttcgtttctgATCAGACGCAACAtcccgatttttcgaaaatctcatcAGTGTCGCACGTTACATCAGTTATAActtgagaaaatcaaaaaaaaaaaaaaaaagaaagggagaaaaagcgcaacaaaaaaattgctcgCTATAACGAACTCGTTATCGCAATTACGAATCacatcgatatacatacaacacACGCacaatacacgtacacacccgTAAAcgagtaattaaaatttttagtcGCCGTGCAGCGCCTCGGGGAGACCGTGAAAAGCTTTcgccacccccccctcccccccctccaccccctcccccctcgacCCACCCCCGTACacttattatacacgtacattatACAGTTATAAAGTTGCCAGCCGTTGTCCCTCATTACGTGGATTGTGCAGCCCCTTTttacgcccccccccccccctctaccCTCTCCACCCCCGCAAAACCTCCCGTGTCTCTcactctctcactctctctctctctctctacgctATATTCACGTAGGTCGCTCGGCACTCGGCAGCCGCCGCCGGCGAAGATTAATTAACTAGATTACGGCTGGTAATACAGCGGTATAAGCCGCCGGAGACTCACCGTGTACAcatatctacatacatatatatatatatatatatacataagcgAGTACATAGCCATATCTATAGtagatatacattatacatatatatatgtatatgtatacgtgcacgtgTATAACGCGCGTAACCCACAATGTCGCGGGGTggaggggggtggaggggggtgggtggcTACGGGGCGAGGATAACCGGTGCCTGGGCCACCACCCCTGGCGTCCGGGTGTATCGACGGTCGCCTCTCTCGCCTCATCTACAAGTCAATCAGGTTCGCGTGCCGGTTGAACGTCAGGTTCACCGGGGTCGCTGCGGCTCTTTTGCCACGCCGCCTCGTACgttatctatatacatatacccacctatgtaactacatatatgtataactataaCTGTACGTAGATAACTATAACTGtacacattatatgtatacaatatgtacCTGTATAGGTAGGAAGAAAATCCAGACGCGACGGAATATATCCGCGTGCCGTGTCGTCGCCTCCCGAGGATCGCGGGGGAACCCCGACGTGTAACCCCGTCATCGCTGAGgatcttatatacatatatccgtgAAAAGTGCGGCCGCCGCGTTTTTTAGCGCGGAATTCCGCGGGCCGCGCGATCTGCTCCGCGTTCAACGAAAAGGTATCGAAGGTGTCCGAAATCTATTAAttaaatcaattaattaattcgcgggggtggggggcgtCGTGGGGGCGTCGGGGGCCAAGAAAGGGCTAAACGGGGCGCCGCCGCCCTTCGCCCCCCACCTCTGTAGGGATCGTTGGGATCGTTACGGGATCGTccgtttgagaaaaattatcgagacCGACTATCGCGTGATTTAATTTGTTACGATTAGGGCGAACGCGGCTGAATGCAGCTGAATGCAGCGAGGGGGTTGGGTAGGTAGGGTGAAgagaggggggcgggggcgcGAGGGGGGCGTTTCGCCGGGGGCGAGGGCCTCGCGCCGCGCCCTGCTATTAATATCAGTTAACCAGCCGATATGATCGCATCGCTCGAatacaatgtatgtacatacgttgtaTACACCCGTTGATACAGTTCGTACGCATCGTGAGCGTTTTATCGTCCGCGC is a window of Athalia rosae chromosome 8, iyAthRosa1.1, whole genome shotgun sequence DNA encoding:
- the LOC105686282 gene encoding protein SCAI; this encodes MVMMAGMEDHERKVVLEFCHLLEKSKQLFNGLRDLPQYGHKQWQAYFGRTFDIYTKLWKFQQQHRIILDTKYGLKRWQIGEIASKIGQLYYHYYLRTSETSYLHEAYSFYAAIRGRAYYSRAAKEDRSDLMVKKLRYYARFIVVCLLLNKMKLVRELVGELDAQIADYTSTYEPEDQVEWNLVLDEIKAFVKAEAAVGVLHADANPVVLTHRLGALTSPPVERSPPMCLSLQEILIVGNCSDQVKFSELSMDMFRMLQTLEREPREDPAHLHDASPAGRLPFRPGPYPAENGAPRRDNPHKYLLYKPTYSQVQVFLASGFKELPANGALLLYLSADGCFSTVKQPEEMGYDLGGVSTSSKRDPEHGKRPTGGKEPHCLYPGDLYPFTRKPLFVVVDSDNSFVFQQIPRYFGQPLMVLMSPQDTPPTLRDLRHGGSLFTLFLHAPLAAFCLICNVGSLPVHHWDRCQTYVERFLVEASRLVTRSRCETSVLQFFGDDFLRLLLVRYVFCDVVLNLHRSFRTRQQRPRCHPPLPEAEILEHPTLHHLVLDLAQCIDARDHFPDTSDLA